The window GCGAGAGGCATAAGACAGAGTCAGAGCGGAAGAAAGCAGAATCGGAGAATAAGAAAGCTGATCAGTATCTTTCTGAGTTGGTGGTTTTAAGAAGTACAGCTAAGAAGACTAGTTCGGATTTACTTGCTTTAACCTCCAGTATTGAGACCGTGAAAAAGCAGCTCGAGTCTGAAAGACAAAAGACACTGAAAGAGAGAAAACGGGCAGATATGGAGAGTGCAAAAGCTAAGGAACAGATGAAGCTGGCAGAAGATTTGTCTAAGAAGTTTGAGACTATTAGAGCTAGAAATGAAGAGCTCAAGAAAGAAGCAGAACTACAGAGCGCTAGTAGCAAAGTAAAGTTTGCTGAAAACTCGGCAAAACTGGAAGAGAAGGTAAGGCTTCTTGAGATGAGTAAGAAAGAAGCCATTTTCTGGAAATCTCGTGCTGATGATCTGACTCAGCAGTTACAAGAATTACAATTAGTGACTGGGGGTTTGAAAAAACAGGTGCATcagctttctctctctcaaaaaTCCTCTGAGACTTGCTCCGTTTCTCCTCATAAAGTCAGAGACCTGGAAAAGGCCAAAATGAGGCTTTTGAAAAAAGAGGTGAAGTTCAGGAGGAAATGTGCAAAACACTCCAAGGAGGTGGCTGAGTTTGAAAGGTTCCGAAGAGAATATCAGGCCAAAGAGATAGGTCGGTTAATACTTGAGTTCGGTAGTATTACAAATCACATGAATTTGCTGGATAGACTTTCAAGAGGCGTTGGAGGTACATCTGGTCGTCCAAAGGTTTGTTTATGCCATAAATTTCTTACTCTACACTTTCTTCtcatcataattttaaaatttgcctGAACCTGAAGACCATGTATATGTTTTGACATTGGATACTTTCTTTGTTTCCGGATTTCAGACATTAGGTTACACGATGGATGGTTTGTGATTGACAtggtaaataaaaatgaatcaaattgTCTGTTTACATCTTCTGTCTTCCTAAGAGAATATCGCTAGGTTTATGCATGTAGCTCAAACATTCTcaacttagctgaaacagtcaattGGTTGAAGTTATCTGAGTACGAGCACTTAGGCAATAGTCTATTGAAGTTGTTAGCTACATAGAATGTGACTGTAGAAGGTGAgaatatttaatctgttttagACTTTAAACAGTGGCGTCTATCGTAACATGGATCTGTCACAACATAATATTGCTTTTTTACTTATCTGTTTAGATCATTTTAATTCTGTACTAATCTTTTATGCTTCATTATATTGCTTTGCAGGCGGAGAAACGCATGAAACGGCAGATGCTACAGTCCCAGAAAAACCTTAAAGGTGAAAAGCATTCTGACGCAAGGTGCCAGTTGGTAGCAAGCTCTGGTTCTCAGGAGCAGGCTCGCAAGCTCTCTACTCAGTTAATTGCTAAATCCAGACAAGGCGTGCATGAGTCTGTCTCAGGTACTATTTCTCAATTGGAGTCTCCTACTGGAGGCTCTAGAGAATCGCAGACTTCTGGAGAAATTTCCAGCGCAACATCTTGTTCTGATGGGCAGTTACTGACCTCACAGGGAGCACAACATTTCTCTGATACCACTTCAGCAGAAACATCAAGAGATGAAGCGCATATCCAACCTACAAAAATCAATATGTTCCAGAAAATCGATACCAGGAAAAATGGAAATCTCTGTTTGGTGGCTGAAAACTGTCTCCAAGGATCTCAGAAAGATAATCATGAGGTGGTTAATGAGCACTCtcgaaaaagaaaaggaatgcCAGAGGTAGTTGAGTCCCGTAAGCATCGGTCATCTGATTATACAAAGACAAATGTACAGAGAGAGAAGCTGGGCAAATTGCAGCCTTTAGAAGAGAAAGAATCCTTGGTCCTTGATATTCAAGGTGTCTCCTCTGCAAATTGCACTAGAATTTCCAAGAAAAGAAGGGTTTCTTGTGAGAAAAAGACAGTTATACGGAGCACTCTTCAGCTTAATTGCCCAGCCAAGACTCAAGGCAATAAAGCTGGAAGTACACAGGTCGCTTGGAATACTACGTGCCTCTCTACTGCTAAAGAACATGCTGCAGCAgcactatttctggacgacatTGCTGCTACAGATGTTATGAAGTTGTTGGAGTTGGAGAAACCAGAAGATGAAAGTCATTACAAGATGGCAAGAGAATCATTTATATCCCCGGATCTTCCTCAGGTAGATTTTTTGGATGGTCCGATCGTGAATGAAGACAAGAGTCCTGCTCCGGCTCTTGACTTGGTTGATAGAAATAGCGTGGATTTACGTGATTCCATAAATTCTAGTGAAGCTTCTAATTTCGACACTCAGAATGCTTCGGTGACAGACAAAATGTCACCCATGTCAACAACGGTGCATGATGATACTCTCAAACACTTTGTTGTGTTTTCAAATATTGAAGACCAGAACAGTATCATCAAAATTTTACATGCTGCAAACAGTTGTGTTCAGCGATGCCCATCAGTTAATAAAACAGAATGGGCAGTGCCAGCAATTCTGTTCTCTTTGAAAAGGGAAGAAAATCTTTTGGCCCGGTTAGTTATTCTACTCTCTGATACTTTTTCTATGCATAACGTTAATATAATAACATTTCTAACGCCATCTGTAACTAGTTGTCTAGGTGCTAATATAtgccttgtttttttttcagggaCAGGGTATGTGTGTTCCTCTCCTTGATGCTGCACAACTTCTCTGTGGTTTCCTCAATGAATATTGGGAACATTCTGGATGATAATTCTTCCTCCTGCTTGGATTCTTTTTCGAAGCATATATCTAGTGGTATGCCCATTCTGTTTTATTAACTGATAATtcctttccttttcttttttttttctttttcttctcaaaaCCGAATAATTTGAATATGCTATTGATTTGATGTTTAAATTAATTGAACTTGGAATTTTATTGTGCAGTTATGGCTGATACTGAAGCTGGGGTAATTCTTTCTGAATTTTTGGAAGAACTCCTTAGTCTTCTTCAGGACCTCCTTTCCGAGCAGAGGGTTTTATTTTGTGTTAAATCCTCAAAAACGTCTGAATCTGATTCAAGCATATCTGTCACCCTGAATGGAGAAAATGTAGCTCTCTTCAGCAGAATGGCTCCAACTGATCATTTGGTGGCTGGAAGTGCTATGTTGGCGGCGATATGTACTGCTGTGGACCGTGTTGGATTTATCCGTGAAGCTTGCTTTGAAATCCTGCGCAAGCATAGACATGAAAAGACCGCAATGCCACTGACCATTCTTCACGTTTTTGCTCACATTGCTGGAGAGAAAATGATGCCTTCCAGTGATCATGACCTATCAATTGCAGTGTTGAAATCCATTGTGATGTTTCTAGAGCAGAGACATTTTGGTACTGTGGAGGGAAATACTTATTTGCACTCATGCAAGAACAAGTGTATATTCTCAGACAGGTCTTCCTCGCTGGCGGCTATGGCATCAATGCTCATGGAAATCATTCAAGAGTTTACTCAGTCGAATACTTTGCATAAGAGCTTGACCGAGAAGGCAGAGTTTAGACTGGCACACAAGGATTTCCATTGCGTATTGGCCAGGGATCAAAGTGTTACTTTATGTGACATTCTGTCACTGGTGGAGCTTATCGCTTGTTACACGGTATGTAGTTTCTCAAGGGCATTTTTCATTTTCCAACCTTCACGCAGTGTTTTGTTAATTTCAGTTGTCTTTGGAACCAATTTTATCTCATGTATAAAAATGTAGGAATGGGATTGGACTAGTGAGAACATTGTTGCTCCACTGCTTAAGATGCTGGGAAGGCCATTGTCAACGAACCTTTCGGTTGCAATCGTCTCTCTTCTTGGGCAACTTAGCAGGTAACATCTTATCAGCTTGTCTATTTTATACAGAAGTCCAACTCTCTTTTTTAATTTCCATTGGGTATTGCAGTATTGGAGTGGATGCTGGTGGCTATGAAAACGAAGGAATCTCAAACTTGAGAGAGAAACTGTCAGCATTTCTGCAGAGCGAGACGACACTAAAAGCTGGCTTTGCAGTCCAGATAGCAACTGTGAGCTCCCTCCTGAATACAATTCAGCTGGATTTCCCGATAGTCTTTCAAGGCAAAACCACCACGCTTCCTGGTTGTGGTGACGAGACCTCATCTGCTTCAGCCAATCTGGTCGCCAAGTGGTTCTTTTTGTTGAGCGACGATCAGCGAGTTTTCACAAACAAGTTCTTACAAACCTCTTGTGTTAGATGATTCCTTAGTTCCAAGAGTCAATCAAAAGCACTAAAGTTTTGGGTATCTCTCTCACTGTTTGATTCCCCTTCACTGAGTGATGGTTTTCTGGTTCTAGGACGCagatattaatgaaaatttcttaattttaacataatagtataatagtatagaaaataaaataaaactagattttgacccgcctttcaaaaaggcgggtatattttttgttagaaaattattttacgtaataaaatttatgatttttgataaattatatattttaactttttatgaaatttatcttaaatttccttatatgacttattttgttattttaaatatgactaattTTTTAacactctaaataattctaacatgtaatatgattttatttatttaacccgacgttaaacttattttacactgattttctttttaatttaaataaaatattttacatcttcaacattttgtattgaaaaattcatctgtgcatttcaaaacaatttctataattttattaaatttagtttatgtgatttagtttttattttaaacgaaactatttttaaagagttgagataattcagacccgtattatgtttttgttgatttaatcatttgttattttaacttgattttattttgatgtttcatttaataaatgttttcaaataattaataacatgaAAGTATTTTGGAAAGATACGGTGCAAACATTTAAAagacaaaattttcaaaaaaaaagttaagaactgaattatatttaatggtgcgcatttatttttaattaaaagaatataatatcaattattatgctatctatgtttccaatcaaaaatttattttttatttctatctttgtttccaaacaaaagcttaaagtacttctactttaataagatagataaaataATTGGGGTTTTACTATTATATTCAGGTTTTTAGTGAAATATCATCGACAAAAAAAGATGGTTCTGATAAAATCCTTTAGTTAGAAATCTAACATAAACTTATTTAACTAATAgtctattaatattttttatatcatcTGTCTACAATATTGCTAAATAAAATTACACATCTATTttgttaaaacataaatattggGTTGGATGTAACCTTTAATCATGGGTTATATTACATTAAATGTTATTAGTGATAACATTAAAATTACATTATAGTAATTATGGAAACAACATTATACCATAATcacaatataataattaatcttTTGTCCAAACAATAAGCATTATATCTCacctttttaaatataatttaaataatcaactaaaatacttaaataatTTATGATAAAACGAGAATAAATATAAGTATTTTCAGATTTagatactataattttttaatataaaatcaataaattattttacttatattttcataaataggaAAATTACATTCATTTACACTTAAATAATctcaatcaaataaaatattacatgtaAATAAAACGTTGGACTCAATAATTTGACATCAAATAAgctttataattaaaaaattatcaaaatatatcacatagttaatcaaataaattgcagagattttatttaaaattcataacGAAAgataattgataaataaattaagttaTATCTTATATAAGTCCATACaaatacaattaaatatatatatatattttcatatgtactaatattaaaatattttgatattgtgaattatattttgtgtaaaatatttacGTGTTTTAAAGCGCGgatgataatttattataattttaagtaTTCAAAAATGATAGGACAAGAGCGAGAAATACTACCCTCACTAGATGATAATCTGCGTTTTGTACgtggtatttttttttgaaaatatgttgtatttatattttgttatcaataaaatttttttacatttgatcgGGATTGCATTTGGGTACCATTTGATTTGGTTAGgttatttcggttcggatctttacaGGGTTGGTTCGAATCTTTGCATGTTCAATTTGGATTtaggttcggataacccatttaattatttaaaataaataaatttcatatatactataaatttctcaaaatcttaaaagaaaataatatataatatatacatttgaATATTGTAcgccaaaatacttaaacttaacataaaaattggtttagcttaaatatttagataaaaaatcaatagatatttttcAGGATATTTGGTATTTTCAGTAATATTTAGCTTTTTTCAGCAATGTTTAGCCATTTTAAACATAtacttttaactatttttatatatatctaagtattatggacaatttaaaaacatcttatgTATTATGTatgttattttggatattaaattaaaaataattaatatatttaagaatataaatctGGTTCATATATATTCGGATACCCGAAATATTTCAGTTCGGATCTGGTTTAgatttttagataccaaaattttgaacatgtttggatatctaaccaatttggttgaatttcttcactttggaTTTGAttcggttatttggattcagatttttatccaatcctatattttttattgtaaaaaaatttgaaacgaaaatgatgatggttcatattaattttggatatgaaccaatttttaaaccaaaaaacttTCTACTATGTACATGACCTATTTAGTTAATCTTTAAAAGTTGTGCAAGTCTCATTAAAGAAAAACGATGGGCTGAACTAAAAGAAACATtatcattgatcacaaaattttcaatgtgaaattttttatcattttttagtaatttataaccattttaaaaaattgaaaatataatatataagaataactataattgttttttattatatgtttaatgtgattgtttaactctttttaatagtataaaattaaacaaaaactatggaggataaaaaattgttatcaaatctttattattcataataattaattgcaaaatatatattaatcatatttggtaatttcgtagcttttatatttgatagttagtttaataaaaaactataatatatgcgTAGACGTATCAACTTATTTCTCTACCAATTCTGAGAATAATTTTCATGATGATAagtggttacaaaaaaaagtttgcaaTGCAccatgattaatatataggggatgagACAGCATTCGAAGCCTACATGCTGGTTTGCTGAAGCtgtaaattaatttagtttcatGTATTTAGATCTGCTGCAGTACAAATCATAGAGAACGTACTAGCGTACTACGAATGCTTGCTTTCATCGAATCATCATAGAAATCTAATTCCTTAAAAAGGGCCAATCATGCATCAGTAGGGAGAAGCAGAATAAAGGTGCATTGTGGGGTTGAGCACAAACTTTATTAAATCGTGGACTTTTAACGTATGTATTAGTGACCTTACGAATTTCTTGCTGTTCAATATGTTCCACGACTAATATGAATTCAGTATGCGAAACTTAGATTAGTGAGAAACTTGGttcttattaataaaaatgtactTTCTATTTATTCAAATAGAATTTAGATTGGAGAGAAATCAAACCTAACTATACTAGGCTTATCTTAAAGTCAAAGTAGTGCGGATCGTCACCAATATAAGCAACAAATATATTATCACAAAGTTATTGTAACAAAGGTAAATGTAGAAATCACAATAGCCTCTCATATTATTTCATTAAACAAAAGCTAAGCTAATTATTTAAACACCATAAAAACTGAACTTGAATCACACTCCAGGAGCACAACATTCTACCAAGCATCATCATAAATAATCATAGTAATTATCATAAAAATCAACTCCGTTGGAGCCTT is drawn from Raphanus sativus cultivar WK10039 unplaced genomic scaffold, ASM80110v3 Scaffold0830, whole genome shotgun sequence and contains these coding sequences:
- the LOC108834033 gene encoding uncharacterized protein LOC108834033 isoform X1, whose product is MKKRRDACKEAIQILQKAMGAANDERSNLQNKLTEMADKREAKENDSVSKASLEKEIFELKSEIFSLQQRLERNLQEKNEQVQFLQSSSVEKEISELKNLLKKETLRADNSEEEREQVCKELNKTKALLVKYEDIKPHVPEVEKEISLVKNLLASERHKTESERKKAESENKKADQYLSELVVLRSTAKKTSSDLLALTSSIETVKKQLESERQKTLKERKRADMESAKAKEQMKLAEDLSKKFETIRARNEELKKEAELQSASSKVKFAENSAKLEEKVRLLEMSKKEAIFWKSRADDLTQQLQELQLVTGGLKKQVHQLSLSQKSSETCSVSPHKVRDLEKAKMRLLKKEVKFRRKCAKHSKEVAEFERFRREYQAKEIGRLILEFGSITNHMNLLDRLSRGVGGTSGRPKAEKRMKRQMLQSQKNLKGEKHSDARCQLVASSGSQEQARKLSTQLIAKSRQGVHESVSGTISQLESPTGGSRESQTSGEISSATSCSDGQLLTSQGAQHFSDTTSAETSRDEAHIQPTKINMFQKIDTRKNGNLCLVAENCLQGSQKDNHEVVNEHSRKRKGMPEVVESRKHRSSDYTKTNVQREKLGKLQPLEEKESLVLDIQGVSSANCTRISKKRRVSCEKKTVIRSTLQLNCPAKTQGNKAGSTQVAWNTTCLSTAKEHAAAALFLDDIAATDVMKLLELEKPEDESHYKMARESFISPDLPQVDFLDGPIVNEDKSPAPALDLVDRNSVDLRDSINSSEASNFDTQNASVTDKMSPMSTTVHDDTLKHFVVFSNIEDQNSIIKILHAANSCVQRCPSVNKTEWAVPAILFSLKREENLLARDRVCVFLSLMLHNFSVVSSMNIGNILDDNSSSCLDSFSKHISSVMADTEAGVILSEFLEELLSLLQDLLSEQRVLFCVKSSKTSESDSSISVTLNGENVALFSRMAPTDHLVAGSAMLAAICTAVDRVGFIREACFEILRKHRHEKTAMPLTILHVFAHIAGEKMMPSSDHDLSIAVLKSIVMFLEQRHFGTVEGNTYLHSCKNKCIFSDRSSSLAAMASMLMEIIQEFTQSNTLHKSLTEKAEFRLAHKDFHCVLARDQSVTLCDILSLVELIACYTEWDWTSENIVAPLLKMLGRPLSTNLSVAIVSLLGQLSSIGVDAGGYENEGISNLREKLSAFLQSETTLKAGFAVQIATVSSLLNTIQLDFPIVFQGKTTTLPGCGDETSSASANLVAKWFFLLSDDQRVFTNKFLQTSCVR
- the LOC108834033 gene encoding uncharacterized protein LOC108834033 isoform X2 yields the protein MKKRRDACKEAIQILQKAMGAANDERSNLQNKLTEMADKREAKENDSVSKASLEKEIFELKSEIFSLQQRLERNLQEKNEQVQFLQSSSVEKEISELKNLLKKETLRADNSEEEREQVCKELNKTKALLVKYEDIKPHVPEVEKEISLVKNLLASERHKTESERKKAESENKKADQYLSELVVLRSTAKKTSSDLLALTSSIETVKKQLESERQKTLKERKRADMESAKAKEQMKLAEDLSKKFETIRARNEELKKEAELQSASSKVKFAENSAKLEEKVRLLEMSKKEAIFWKSRADDLTQQLQELQLVTGGLKKQVHQLSLSQKSSETCSVSPHKVRDLEKAKMRLLKKEVKFRRKCAKHSKEVAEFERFRREYQAKEIGRLILEFGSITNHMNLLDRLSRGVGGTSGRPKAEKRMKRQMLQSQKNLKGEKHSDARCQLVASSGSQEQARKLSTQLIAKSRQGVHESVSGTISQLESPTGGSRESQTSGEISSATSCSDGQLLTSQGAQHFSDTTSAETSRDEAHIQPTKINMFQKIDTRKNGNLCLVAENCLQGSQKDNHEVVNEHSRKRKGMPEVVESRKHRSSDYTKTNVQREKLGKLQPLEEKESLVLDIQGVSSANCTRISKKRRVSCEKKTVIRSTLQLNCPAKTQGNKAGSTQVAWNTTCLSTAKEHAAAALFLDDIAATDVMKLLELEKPEDESHYKMARESFISPDLPQVDFLDGPIVNEDKSPAPALDLVDRNSVDLRDSINSSEASNFDTQNASVTDKMSPMSTTVHDDTLKHFVVFSNIEDQNSIIKILHAANSCVQRCPSVNKTEWAVPAILFSLKREENLLARDRVCVFLSLMLHNFSVVSSMNIGNILDDNSSSCLDSFSKHISSVMADTEAGVILSEFLEELLSLLQDLLSEQRVLFCVKSSKTSESDSSISVTLTDHLVAGSAMLAAICTAVDRVGFIREACFEILRKHRHEKTAMPLTILHVFAHIAGEKMMPSSDHDLSIAVLKSIVMFLEQRHFGTVEGNTYLHSCKNKCIFSDRSSSLAAMASMLMEIIQEFTQSNTLHKSLTEKAEFRLAHKDFHCVLARDQSVTLCDILSLVELIACYTEWDWTSENIVAPLLKMLGRPLSTNLSVAIVSLLGQLSSIGVDAGGYENEGISNLREKLSAFLQSETTLKAGFAVQIATVSSLLNTIQLDFPIVFQGKTTTLPGCGDETSSASANLVAKWFFLLSDDQRVFTNKFLQTSCVR